From the genome of Vicia villosa cultivar HV-30 ecotype Madison, WI linkage group LG2, Vvil1.0, whole genome shotgun sequence, one region includes:
- the LOC131650979 gene encoding uncharacterized protein LOC131650979: MDNTTQSSSISVPIFNGENYDFWRVKMETYFSSQDIWDIVEEGFTVPADTSTLNATQEKELKKNKQRNSKALFTLQQAVTDAIFPRIMGAKTAKDVWNTLKEEFQGSDKVRAVKLQSLRRDFELLKMKDFETVKDYYSKVKEIVNQMRAFGDDILDKKIVEKILITMPPKFDPIVTTIEETKDLSTLSVTELVGSLEAYEQRLNRHKEDTLENAFRSKLKFRPQNKEDEGKKSYGETSRRREASRNFFKNKPDKNPPCNICKRPGHAEKNCWYRNMPQCNHCKKFGHIEKNCRNKDRHQANIAEERDQEQCMFYATQDSMK, encoded by the coding sequence ATGGATAACACCACTCAATCATCATCTATTTCTGTCCCTATTTTCAATGGTGAAAATTATGATTTCTGGCGTGTTAAAATGGAAACATATTTTTCATCTCAAGATATATGGGACATAGTAGAAGAAGGCTTCACTGTTCCCGCGGATACTTCAACTCTTAATGCAACTCAAGAAAAggagttgaagaaaaataaacagaGAAATTCAAAGGCGTTGTTCACCTTGCAACAAGCCGTGACTGATGCAATTTTTCCAAGAATTATGGGAGCTAAGACTGCCAAAGATGTGTGGAACACATTGAAGGAGGAGTTTCAAGGAAGTGATAAGGTACGTGCTGTTAAACTTCAATCtctaagaagagattttgaactattgaagatgaaggatttTGAGACAGTTAAAGATTACTATTCTAAAGTCAAAGAAATAGTTAATCAAATGAGAGCTTTTGGGGATGATATTCTTGACAAGAAAATTGTTGAGAAAATTCTAATTACTATGCCCCCAAAGTTTGACCCAATCGTGACAACGATTGAGGAAACCAAAGATTTGTCCACTCTATCAGTGACAGAACTGGTGGGCTCTCTTGAAGCATATGAGCAAAGACTGAATAGGCATAAAGAAGACACGCTTGAAAATGCCTTCCGATCAAAGCTCAAATTTCGGCCCCAAAATAAAGAAGATGAAGGAAAGAAGAGTTATGGAGAAACTTCTAGAAGAAGAGAAGCTTCTAGAAATTTCTTTAAGAACAAGCCAGATAAAAATCCTCCATGCAATATATGCAAAAGACCAGGCCACGCAGAGAAAAATTGTTGGTACCGTAATATGCCACAATGCAACCATTGCAAGAAGTTCGGACACATAGAGAAAAATTGTCGCAACAAAGATAGGCATCAAGCTAATATTGCAGAGGAGCGTGATCAAGAACAATGTATGTTCTATGCCACTCAAGACTCAATGAAATAA
- the LOC131647777 gene encoding probable LRR receptor-like serine/threonine-protein kinase At1g53430, with amino-acid sequence MEGPIPPAVSVLKNLTELRISDLKGNKTMSFPDLKGLKFMTRLELRSCLIAGPIPDYIGEMRNLKELDLSFNSLTGPIPDSFQKLEFINLMFLTNNFLSGTTPAWILSSNQHIDLSFNNFTKSSASNCQLLDVNLASSVSPSANTSLSCLKRNQPCSGKPRYHSLFINCGGPAIYEYEADENLRGISNFFISNDGRWAYSSTGVYTGTSEANSVAKNIFSLNINGSEYYQTARVAAMSLYYFGFCMLKGNYNVKLHFAEIMFSDDQTFSSHGKRIFDVSIQGFKYLKDFNITKEAGGVGKGITRDFNVDVNDNTLQIHLYWAGKGTNAIPKRGVYGPLISAITVTPNFEIPSNGLPAGAIVGIVVGSLALVTLMILFVCWKMGYICGKDIRDRELRELKTGYFSLRQLKLATNNFDQQNKIGEGGFGPVYKGIMPDGDVIAVKQLSSKSKQGNREFVNEIGIISALQHPNLVKLYGCCIEGSQLLLIYEYMENNSLARALFGKPEQRMKLDWHTRMKICVGIAKGLSYLHDESRLKIIHRDIKSANVLLDKNLNAKISDFGLAKLDEGNTHISTRVAGTM; translated from the exons ATGGAAGGTCCAATTCCTCCTGCCGTATCTGTCTTGAAAAATTTGACGGAATT GAGAATATCTGATTTGAAGGGGAACAAAACCATGTCATTTCCTGATCTCAAAGGTTTGAAATTCATGACAAGACT GGAATTGCGAAGTTGTTTAATTGCTGGTCCTATTCCAGATTACATTGGTGAAATGCGGAATTTAAAAGAACT AGATTTGAGCTTCAATAGCTTGACTGGTCCAATTCCAGATTCATTTCAGAAATTGGAATTCATCAATCTCAT GTTTCTGACAAATAACTTTCTGAGCGGAACAACTCCAGCATGGATACTGAGCAGCAATCAGCATAT TGATTTATCTTTCAACAACTTTACCAAGTCTTCTGCATCTAATTGCCAGCTCTTGGACGT GAACTTAGCCTCGAGTGTCTCTCCTTCAGCAAACACTTC ATTGTCTTGTTTGAAGAGGAACCAACCTTGTTCAGGAAAACCACGGT ACCATTCACTGTTCATAAATTGTGGAGGACCTGCAATTTATGAATACGAAGCCGATGAGAATTTACGCGGAATTTCAAACTTTTTTATAAGCAATGATGGAAGATGGGCTTATAGCAGCACAGGAGTATATACAGGAACTTCTGAAGCAAATTCTGTGGCTAAAAATATCTTCTCTTTGAACATTAATGGCTCTGAATACTACCAGACAGCCCGCGTCGCAGCGATGTCTCTTTACTACTTTGGATTTTGTATGTTGAAGGGAAACTATAATGTGAAGCTTCATTTTGCTGAGATCATGTTTTCGGATGACCAGACATTTAGCAGCCATGGAAAGCGCATATTCGATGTTTCGATTCAA GGTTTTAAGTATTTGAAAGACTTCAACATCACGAAAGAAGCTGGTGGAGTTGGCAAGGGAATTACTCGAGACTTCAATGTTGATGTTAATGATAACACCTTGCAAATCCACTTATATTGGGCCGGAAAAGGAACAAATGCAATTCCTAAGAGAGGTGTATATGGACCTCTTATATCTGCTATCACTGTGACCCCAA ACTTTGAAATTCCTTCAAATGGGTTGCCTGCTGGAGCCATTGTTGGAATTGTGGTAGGATCATTGGCGCTTGTTACGCTGATGATACTTTTTGTTTGTTGGAAGATGGGTTACATTTGTGGAAAAGATATAAGAGACAGAG AGCTAAGGGAATTGAAAACTGGCTATTTCAGTTTGAGACAACTGAAACTTGCAACCAATAACTTTGATCAACAAAATAAGATTGGTGAAGGAGGATTCGGACCCGTTTACAAG GGTATAATGCCAGATGGTGATGTGATTGCTGTTAAACAGCTCTCATCTAAATCAAAGCAAGGGAATCGCGAATTCGTAAATGAAATAGGCATTATATCTGCATTGCAGCATCCCAACCTTGTGAAACTTTATGGGTGTTGCATTGAAGGAAGCCAGTTACTGCTCATTTATGAATACATGGAAAACAATAGTCTTGCTCGGGCCCTTTTTG gtaaaccagagcaAAGGATGAAGTTGGATTGGCACACGAGAATGAAAATCTGCGTGGGGATTGCAAAAGGCTTATCCTATCTTCACGACGAGTCAAGGCTGAAGATAATCCACAGAGATATTAAGTCGGCTAATGTCTTGCTTGATAAGAATCTGAATGCTAAGATTTCGGATTTTGGTTTAGCCAAGCTGGACGAAGGAAATACTCATATCAGCACCCGAGTTGCGGGGACAATGTAA